A genome region from Schaalia sp. 19OD2882 includes the following:
- a CDS encoding ABC transporter permease — protein MSPATATSTAPVAPEQATTDIIAPVQWRDPIVAGAMTVCTMAMAFTVSGASRVSFSGATTWFETGEVSVPAGPVSFALLVASVIATEEIIRRALARKVANGLWMGVVGAALVTAFLLWTVAGKETSVLPVVSLLAGGLAFATPLVFGSLAGVVCERTGIINIAIEGQLLFGAFLAAIAASAAGSAWVGLLAAPVAGMLVSVLLALFTVKYRADHIVVGVVLNMLVLGVTSFVYSTQLKNAPELNQSLSLGPIGIPLLKDIPVIGPVLFNQSILVYLMYATVIGLQVALFRSKWGLHTRACGEHPKAADTVGIKVNAMRWQNTLLAGAIAGLGGAFFTIGEGLAFTKDMSAGNGFIALAAMILGRWNPKGALFAALLFGFATNMGNVMQAVGATVPTEFLLMIPYLVTILAVAGFVGAVRAPAAEGVPYP, from the coding sequence ATGAGCCCGGCCACCGCCACCTCCACCGCTCCGGTCGCCCCGGAGCAGGCGACCACTGACATCATTGCGCCCGTCCAGTGGCGTGACCCGATCGTCGCCGGCGCCATGACCGTGTGCACGATGGCCATGGCCTTCACCGTCAGCGGCGCCTCACGCGTGTCCTTCTCGGGGGCCACCACATGGTTCGAGACCGGCGAGGTCTCCGTTCCGGCAGGTCCGGTGAGTTTCGCACTGCTGGTCGCCTCGGTCATCGCCACCGAGGAGATCATCCGGCGCGCCCTGGCGCGAAAGGTCGCCAACGGACTGTGGATGGGTGTCGTCGGCGCCGCCCTGGTCACCGCGTTCCTCCTGTGGACCGTTGCCGGCAAGGAGACCTCCGTCCTGCCCGTGGTTTCGTTGCTGGCCGGCGGCCTGGCCTTCGCCACGCCCCTGGTCTTCGGGTCCTTGGCGGGTGTCGTGTGTGAACGCACCGGCATCATCAACATTGCCATCGAAGGTCAGCTGCTCTTCGGCGCCTTCCTGGCGGCCATCGCCGCCTCCGCGGCGGGCAGCGCGTGGGTTGGTCTTTTGGCGGCACCGGTTGCGGGCATGCTCGTCTCCGTGCTGCTGGCACTGTTCACCGTCAAGTACCGGGCCGACCACATCGTCGTCGGCGTCGTGTTGAACATGCTGGTGCTGGGCGTGACCTCATTCGTCTACTCGACGCAGTTGAAGAACGCCCCGGAACTCAACCAGTCGCTGAGCCTGGGGCCGATCGGCATTCCGCTGCTCAAGGACATCCCGGTCATCGGCCCGGTCCTGTTCAACCAGTCGATCCTCGTCTACCTCATGTACGCGACGGTCATCGGATTGCAGGTCGCCCTGTTCCGCTCCAAGTGGGGCCTGCACACCCGCGCCTGCGGTGAGCACCCCAAGGCTGCGGACACGGTGGGCATCAAAGTCAACGCCATGCGCTGGCAGAACACGCTGCTCGCAGGCGCGATCGCGGGCCTGGGCGGCGCATTCTTCACCATCGGCGAGGGTCTGGCGTTCACCAAGGACATGTCGGCCGGCAATGGTTTCATCGCCCTTGCCGCGATGATCCTGGGCAGGTGGAACCCGAAGGGAGCCCTTTTCGCGGCCCTGCTCTTCGGTTTCGCGACGAACATGGGCAATGTCATGCAGGCCGTCGGCGCCACGGTGCCCACCGAGTTCCTGCTGATGATCCCCTACCTGGTGACGATCCTGGCCGTGGCGGGCTTCGTCGGCGCGGTCCGCGCGCCGGCCGCAGAGGGGGTGCCGTACCCGTGA
- a CDS encoding cytidine deaminase: MPPASDEVDAATWQRLHEAACEAMEAAYAPYSHFRVGAAALVDDGRLVSGCNVENAGYGVTLCAECGLVSDLVRGGGGRIVAFACVDGDRKPCAPCGRCRQLLFEHSTPRTLLAMPSGIMTMDEVLPGGFGRGDLESVTGADPA; this comes from the coding sequence GTGCCGCCCGCGAGCGACGAGGTCGACGCCGCCACTTGGCAGCGCCTTCACGAGGCGGCGTGCGAGGCGATGGAAGCCGCATACGCCCCCTACTCGCACTTCCGGGTGGGCGCGGCCGCCTTGGTCGACGACGGCCGCCTGGTCAGCGGATGCAATGTGGAGAACGCGGGCTACGGGGTCACCCTGTGCGCGGAATGCGGCTTGGTCTCCGACCTGGTGCGCGGGGGAGGGGGGCGGATCGTCGCCTTCGCCTGCGTGGACGGCGACCGCAAACCCTGCGCCCCGTGCGGGCGGTGCCGGCAGCTGCTCTTCGAACACTCGACACCCCGCACACTGCTGGCCATGCCGAGCGGAATCATGACCATGGACGAGGTCCTGCCCGGAGGCTTCGGGCGGGGCGACCTGGAGTCGGTGACCGGGGCAGACCCTGCGTGA
- a CDS encoding thymidine phosphorylase — protein sequence MGTEPFDAVDVIATKRDRKRLSEDQIDWVIDAYTRGVVADEQMSALAMAVFLNGMDRAEIARWTDAMIRSGERMDFSSLPRPTADKHSTGGVGDKITLPLAPLVAVFDVAVPQLSGRGLGHTGGTLDKMEAIAGWRAHLSNDEIMDILGTGPGAVICAAGTGLAPADRKLYALRDTTSTVECVPLIASSIMSKKIAEGTGALVLDVKVGSGAFMKDGERAGELARTMVDLGTDAGVETVALLTDMDVPLGLTVGNALEVRESVEVLAGGGPEDVVELTLALAREMLRMAGRPDADPEAALKDGRAMDRWRDMVRAQGGDPDAALPVAPHTEEIRAEGNGVLTRLDALAVGVASWRLGAGRTRKEDPVQAEAGIEILAKPGQTVRAGDPLLRLHTCTPERFERARQALVGAIEIGPDASEPRGSVVLERITAN from the coding sequence ATGGGAACCGAACCTTTCGACGCGGTGGACGTCATCGCGACCAAGAGGGACCGCAAGCGCCTGAGCGAGGACCAGATCGACTGGGTGATCGACGCCTACACGCGCGGAGTCGTTGCAGACGAGCAGATGTCGGCCCTGGCCATGGCCGTCTTCCTCAACGGCATGGACCGGGCCGAGATCGCCCGCTGGACCGATGCGATGATCCGATCGGGTGAGAGGATGGACTTCTCGTCCCTGCCCCGCCCCACGGCCGACAAGCACTCGACCGGCGGCGTGGGCGACAAGATCACCCTGCCCTTGGCACCACTGGTCGCCGTGTTCGACGTGGCCGTGCCCCAGCTGTCGGGTCGGGGCCTCGGTCACACGGGCGGCACCCTGGACAAGATGGAAGCCATTGCCGGCTGGAGGGCCCACCTGTCCAACGACGAGATCATGGACATCCTGGGCACCGGCCCCGGAGCAGTCATCTGCGCGGCCGGCACGGGGCTTGCCCCTGCGGACCGCAAACTCTACGCACTGCGTGACACGACTTCGACGGTGGAGTGCGTGCCCCTCATCGCCTCCTCGATCATGTCGAAGAAGATCGCCGAGGGCACGGGCGCGCTGGTCCTGGACGTCAAGGTCGGATCAGGCGCCTTCATGAAGGACGGGGAACGTGCCGGCGAACTGGCACGCACCATGGTCGACCTGGGTACCGACGCAGGCGTGGAAACCGTCGCTCTGCTCACCGACATGGACGTGCCGCTGGGCCTGACCGTCGGCAATGCCCTGGAGGTTCGCGAATCCGTCGAAGTCCTGGCCGGTGGGGGCCCCGAGGACGTCGTCGAACTCACCCTGGCCCTGGCCCGCGAGATGCTGCGCATGGCGGGCCGGCCCGACGCCGACCCGGAGGCCGCCCTCAAGGACGGGCGCGCCATGGACCGGTGGCGCGACATGGTCCGCGCCCAGGGCGGCGACCCGGACGCGGCCCTTCCGGTGGCCCCTCACACCGAGGAGATCCGTGCCGAGGGCAACGGCGTCCTGACCCGCCTGGACGCCTTGGCGGTCGGCGTCGCCTCGTGGAGGTTGGGGGCCGGGCGCACCCGCAAGGAGGACCCGGTGCAGGCTGAAGCCGGCATCGAGATCCTGGCAAAGCCGGGGCAGACCGTGCGAGCCGGGGACCCACTGCTGCGACTGCACACATGCACCCCGGAGCGCTTCGAACGCGCCCGCCAGGCACTGGTCGGCGCCATCGAGATCGGCCCTGACGCCTCCGAACCGAGAGGCTCGGTGGTGTTGGAGCGCATCACGGCGAACTGA
- the deoC gene encoding deoxyribose-phosphate aldolase yields MPSRSEVAALIDHTLLAPEATAEQVAALVAEGAELGTFSVCVSPSMLPVAATEGLKVACVCGFPSGAHTSEVKAAEAARAVADGVDEVDMVINLALAKQGDWEGVEADIRAVREACAGALLKVIIESAALTDDEIVAACKASEAAGADFVKTSTGFHKAGGASTHAVALMRRTVGDRLGVKASGGIRDAETALAMIEAGANRLGLSASRAILDGLED; encoded by the coding sequence ATGCCCAGCCGTTCCGAGGTCGCTGCCCTCATCGACCACACCCTGCTCGCTCCCGAAGCGACTGCCGAGCAGGTTGCCGCCCTGGTCGCAGAAGGGGCCGAGCTCGGCACCTTCTCCGTGTGCGTGTCGCCCTCGATGCTTCCCGTCGCGGCCACCGAGGGCCTCAAGGTCGCCTGCGTGTGCGGCTTCCCCTCCGGCGCCCACACCAGCGAGGTCAAGGCCGCCGAGGCGGCCCGCGCCGTTGCCGACGGAGTTGACGAGGTCGACATGGTCATCAACCTGGCCCTGGCCAAGCAGGGCGACTGGGAGGGTGTCGAGGCCGACATCCGCGCCGTGCGTGAGGCCTGCGCGGGCGCTCTGCTCAAGGTCATCATTGAGTCCGCAGCGCTGACCGACGACGAGATCGTCGCCGCCTGCAAGGCCTCCGAAGCCGCCGGAGCCGACTTCGTCAAGACCTCCACCGGCTTCCACAAGGCGGGGGGCGCCTCGACCCACGCGGTTGCACTCATGCGTCGGACCGTGGGGGACCGCCTGGGGGTCAAGGCCTCCGGCGGCATCCGTGACGCCGAGACCGCTTTGGCGATGATCGAGGCCGGGGCCAACCGCCTAGGCCTGTCGGCTTCGCGCGCGATCCTCGACGGCCTGGAGGACTGA
- a CDS encoding phospho-sugar mutase, with the protein MTISDTSAIESWIADDPDATTASELRALLDAATGGDAAAEADLADRFNGQLTFGTAGLRGHLGGGPNRMNRAVVIRAAAGLVDVLKRRTGGDFTLVIGHDARHGSHQFALDTAAVAVAAGGRALVLPRALPTPVAAFALRHLEADAAVVVTASHNPPEDNGYKVYLGGKVVTDSGQGTQIVPPFDSEIFEAIQKVPSVASVPRAESGWEVLGEDLVEAYLDQVTSLVPSPAPEGADALRIVLTSMHGVGGETMLRALHMRGFHDVHVVAEQHEPDPEFPTVRFPNPEEPGALDLSYALARKVDADLILANDPDADRCSAAVPDASSPTGWRQLTGDEVGSLLGEQTARLHEGDSSAVLANSIVSSRQLARIAAAHGVSHAYTLTGFKWISRVPGLVFGYEEALGYCVDPEHVRDKDGISACLRLAAFAATCKAHGRTMTDELDALALTHGLHATAPLTIRVEDLSIIATGMANLRANGIASMAGSPVVESIDLASGSDSLPPTDGLLFRTEAGDQVVARPSGTEPKLKCYLEVIVPVEGGDVAAARRVAAERLEAIKADVRTALGV; encoded by the coding sequence ATGACCATTTCTGACACCTCTGCGATCGAGTCGTGGATCGCCGACGATCCCGACGCCACCACTGCCTCCGAACTGCGCGCTCTCCTGGACGCCGCCACTGGCGGCGACGCCGCCGCCGAAGCCGACCTGGCCGACCGTTTCAACGGCCAGCTCACCTTCGGTACTGCGGGACTTCGCGGCCACTTGGGCGGGGGCCCCAACCGGATGAACCGGGCTGTCGTCATCCGCGCAGCCGCAGGTCTGGTGGACGTCCTGAAGCGCCGCACCGGCGGTGACTTCACCCTGGTCATCGGCCACGACGCCCGCCACGGCTCCCACCAGTTCGCCCTGGACACTGCGGCAGTGGCCGTGGCGGCCGGCGGCCGCGCCCTGGTCCTGCCGCGCGCCCTTCCCACCCCTGTTGCCGCCTTCGCCCTGCGCCACCTGGAGGCGGATGCGGCTGTGGTCGTCACCGCCTCGCACAACCCGCCCGAGGACAACGGGTACAAGGTCTACCTGGGCGGCAAGGTGGTGACCGACTCCGGCCAGGGCACCCAGATCGTCCCTCCTTTCGATTCGGAGATCTTCGAGGCGATCCAGAAGGTTCCGTCGGTGGCCTCGGTGCCGCGCGCGGAGTCCGGCTGGGAGGTCCTGGGCGAGGACTTGGTGGAGGCGTACCTGGACCAGGTGACCTCCCTGGTCCCCTCCCCTGCTCCCGAGGGTGCCGACGCCCTGCGAATCGTGCTGACCTCGATGCACGGGGTGGGTGGCGAGACGATGCTGCGCGCCCTGCACATGCGCGGCTTCCACGACGTGCACGTGGTGGCCGAGCAGCACGAGCCGGACCCGGAGTTTCCCACCGTGCGTTTCCCGAACCCGGAGGAGCCGGGAGCGCTGGACCTGTCCTACGCATTGGCGCGCAAGGTCGACGCGGATCTCATCCTGGCCAACGATCCGGATGCCGACCGGTGTTCCGCCGCCGTCCCGGATGCCTCCAGCCCCACCGGTTGGCGTCAGCTGACCGGGGACGAGGTCGGGTCGCTGCTGGGCGAACAGACTGCGCGCCTGCACGAGGGCGACTCCTCCGCCGTTCTGGCCAACTCGATCGTGTCCTCACGCCAGCTTGCCCGCATCGCGGCCGCGCACGGGGTGTCGCACGCCTACACCTTGACCGGCTTCAAGTGGATCTCGCGGGTGCCGGGTCTGGTCTTCGGCTACGAGGAGGCGCTGGGCTACTGCGTGGACCCCGAGCACGTGCGTGACAAGGACGGGATCTCCGCCTGCCTTCGCCTTGCCGCATTCGCCGCGACCTGCAAGGCCCACGGGCGCACCATGACCGACGAGTTGGACGCCCTGGCCCTGACCCATGGCCTGCATGCGACGGCTCCCTTGACGATCCGCGTCGAGGACCTGTCGATCATCGCCACCGGCATGGCGAATTTGCGCGCCAATGGCATCGCTTCGATGGCGGGTTCGCCGGTGGTCGAGTCGATCGACCTGGCATCCGGTTCCGACTCGCTTCCGCCCACTGACGGCCTCTTGTTCCGCACCGAAGCCGGCGACCAGGTGGTGGCGCGGCCTTCGGGCACCGAGCCCAAGCTCAAGTGCTACCTGGAGGTCATCGTCCCGGTCGAGGGCGGCGACGTCGCCGCAGCGCGCAGGGTTGCCGCCGAGCGCCTGGAGGCCATCAAGGCCGACGTGCGCACCGCCCTGGGGGTCTGA
- a CDS encoding TetR/AcrR family transcriptional regulator — protein sequence MAEKRTRMTAFDRREQLVSVGRALFASKGFDATSVEEIASRAKVSKPVVYEHFGGKEGLYAVVVDREVQALMGSLEASLSAPAGPRAILESAALSLLTYIETRTDGFRVLVRDAPSDRTSGSFSSVIGDVAVKVEHLLARQFEASEMDPKWAPLYAQMLVGLISQVGQWWLDERRMDKETVAAHVVNLVWNGMRNLRTSPSLIKATPRT from the coding sequence ATGGCCGAAAAGCGCACGAGGATGACCGCCTTCGACCGCCGCGAGCAACTGGTGAGCGTCGGGCGTGCCCTGTTCGCCTCGAAGGGCTTCGACGCGACCAGTGTCGAAGAGATCGCCTCACGTGCGAAGGTCTCCAAGCCCGTCGTCTACGAGCACTTCGGCGGCAAGGAGGGTCTGTACGCGGTGGTCGTCGACCGTGAGGTCCAAGCCCTCATGGGCTCCTTGGAGGCGTCGCTGTCCGCGCCGGCCGGGCCCCGGGCGATCCTGGAGTCCGCGGCACTGTCACTGCTCACGTACATCGAGACGCGCACGGACGGTTTCCGCGTCCTCGTGCGTGACGCGCCCTCGGACCGGACCAGTGGCAGCTTCTCCTCGGTGATCGGCGACGTGGCCGTCAAGGTCGAGCACCTGTTGGCACGCCAGTTCGAAGCCTCTGAGATGGACCCGAAGTGGGCCCCCCTGTACGCGCAGATGCTGGTGGGCCTCATCTCCCAGGTCGGGCAGTGGTGGCTGGACGAGCGTCGCATGGACAAGGAGACGGTGGCCGCACACGTGGTGAACCTCGTGTGGAACGGGATGCGGAACCTGCGGACCTCGCCTTCGCTCATCAAAGCGACGCCACGGACCTGA